The Sandaracinus amylolyticus genomic interval GTGAGCGAGGACTTCTGGCTCGGAGTGCGCTGGTGCCACGGATTCGTTCCGAGCTCGCGAATCCGCGGAATGGCCAATGCCGTCAGAACGGCTCTTGAACGAGGTCGGGGGCGCAAGCGCAGCGATGAGCCGCGAGGTGGGGGGAGTGAGAGCCCGAGATGAAAAGGAGTCGCACGCAGACGGGCGGAGTCGGCAGATGCATGCGCTGAAGCAAGTGGTTCGCGCCGCACGCGCTGTGGTGCGCGCGCACCACTTTCTCCGCAACGCATACGCCGACGAGGCCAGTGAGCGGATCAAGAGGGCCAGACAGCTCGAGCTGAGACGGGCTCTCGACCGCTTGACGGAGGCGATGGTGTCGCTCGAGCGCGAGCTTGCGCTTCTACGTGCCAAGCCGAAGGTGAACCTTCCTGTGTTCGACTGGTCGGGGTTCTTCCGGACGTCGCTTGGAGTCATCGATCTGGTCAAGACAGCGATGTCGCAAGACGAGCGTGTTGACTCGCGCGTGCCGGTCGACTTCATCGATGCCGAGATTGTTGCAAATGATCCCTGATGCGCGCAGCGGGCGACGTGTGCGGCTCGTCGAGGCACGTGCACGGCATTCGGGTGGGAAATGGCTGCAGTCACGATCAAGCTCGAACGACAGTCGGCCCTGACGGAGCTCGACCGGGCCCTCGCGTCCCTCACGCGGGCGGAGCTCGTCGGCGCCTCGCGACGGCGGCCCGCACGCGCGCCCGAGCTCGGAAGCGCGGGAGCCGACGACTCGGACACGCTTCGCGTCGCGAGTGAGGCACTGCAGAAGTCCCACGCCCAGCTCGAGCAGATGGCGTGGGTTCGCGCGGTACTCCAGCGCGCGCTCGTCGGGAATCAAATCACACCGGTGCTCGATGGTCGGCAAGTGTGGCTCGAGCTCGAGCATCCCTTGCCGAGCGTGCCGGCGTGGAACCCGCCGCCTCATCAGGTGAGCTTGCGACGGTTTCAGCTGCTGTCGTGGACTAGCAAGATGGGCACGCCGTCGTTCAGTCTCCCTGCCGGGGCGACCACGATGGGCGGCACCTGTCCGGGCGCCAACGCCGGTCAATCCGTGGTGCCGCTCGCAACGCTTCGTCGAGCGGCTCGGAAAGTCACGGAGCAGATCGGCGCGCCTGTTCACCTTGCTCAGGCGATCTGCCAACACTGCTACGCGGAAGGCGGCCAGTATTCCACCGCGACGGTGCAGTACGCCCAACTCGTGCGGCTCGCGTTCGTCAGCGAGATGCTCACCTCGAGAACGAGCCAAGGCGATCTCACCGCGCTGTTCGACTACGCCGTCAAGAATGCGAACTACTACCTCAACGGGCGCCGCGGCGCCTCAGATGACGCGGAGCGCTCTCACCGACGTCGAGGAGAGCGCGATTGTCGGCGCTACTTCCGACTGCACGACAGCGGTGACTTCTTCACCCCGGTCTATTTGGCGGTCTGGAAGACGGTCGCCAATTTGAATCCAGACGTGAGCTTCTGGGCGCCGTCGCGCGTGTGGGTCAACGAGACGCTGCGCGAAGCGGTGAATGTGGTGAACGGCCCGGCCGAGCATTCGAACCTCGTGATCCGCCCGAGCGCGTTTCACATCAACGAGCCGGCACCCGATCCGCGCGCGCTCGGCGTGGGTTGGGCCGCGGGCGCGACGACGTACAAGGACGCGCTGAAGCCTGCGGGACCGCGCGTCAGTGCGCCTGACGGGAGGCGGCCGCCGTACGATTGGGATTGTCAGGCGTACGACCCGGAGAACGAGCTCGCGAGCTGTCGCGAGGCGCGAGCGCCGGATGGACGTGTCGGATGTCGCGCGTGCTGGACTTACGGCACGCGGAGCCCGGAAGGCGGACCCGGCGGGCTGGCGATCAACTACACGCTGCACTGACCGGGAGACCCATGAACAGGAAGCAAGCTGCACGGCCGTCGACACGTCGGTGCGTGACGCAGCCGCTGTGGCGACGTCCGACGTCGTGCCCGAGCGGGTTCTCGGAGCAGGCGCGCGTCAGCGCGAGCGGCCGCGCGAAGATGGTGTGCGTTCGTCGCGCCGTCGACATCGTGGAACACGCTCGCGCGGACGTGAGCTCGGGTGCGCACTCGACTTTCGCAAAAATCGTGATCTCGCGGCCGCAGAACTTCCGGCACACGTCGCCGAGCGCCGTCGACACTCGTTCAAGGGAACATCGGCGCGAGTTCACGTGCGCTCGCGCGTCCGCGAAGGGGGCGGAGCGGGGCATGCGGCTGCCGTACGCGTGCCCGCGGCCCTACTCGTACGAGCCCGACGGTGGCGTGTGCTCGCACCCGGCCCTCGGCACGGTGGCGCCCGTTCCGGCGCCCGCGTGCGCGGGGGCGTCGCGCCCCTGCGATCAGTTTCGGAACGCATGCCCGATCCAGCTCTACTGGGATGCGGGTCGGCCGCATCTGCGCGCGTGCCGCAAGCCGGGAGACGGACGCCGCGGGTACAAGTTCGCAGTCAACGGTCCGCTCGACGCGCAGGAGCTCGCCGCGAGGCTCTGCGAATGTTGGGAGCGGAGCGGGCCTTCAGCGCGGTCGAGATCGTTCTCGGGCTGCGAGGACGTCATGAGCCTCCTCGCGAGCGTGCCGTCGCGCAACGACGCGCTCGGTCGAGCTCGAGGAATGAAGCGCTGACGGCGTCGCACGATCGTGATCGCGGGACGTGGTCGCCGCCGGACCGCCATCGTGACCACGGCGGCCGGCGATGGTTTCAGGCGGTGCCGCACTCGTGGCCTCGCGTGATCGACGGATTCTCACGAAGCGCGTCGGCCGCGCGCGCGTGCAATCGAGTGTTCGACCTCGGAACGAACCAGCGGATCTAGGCGGACGGCTGAGTAGGTGAGCACGCCGCCGACGGCGAGGATGGTCCCCCAGAAGATCGCGCGCCCGACAGCGTCCCCGACCGCCCGCGCGCTGGCCGCGACATCGGGAACGAGGCCGTCTTGGCGCGCCTGCTCCGCTGCTGCCGCACGATAGCGCGTCCAGTCATCGCCGGTGCAGGGACGCCCCGCCGCGGCGTCGAGCTCGCACGCGCGCTCGGCAACTGCGTAGCTCTGCACTCCGTGTTGGATTGCGGAGACGAGTGCGTACAGCAGAACCGCGGAGACGACGAGAACGCCGGCCCACGCGACGATTGCGGCGATCGCGACGGCGACAGGAATCGCCGGGCTCGCGAGACCGCCTCCCCGCACCCGCCTCGTGGCGTCGCGGCCCCACGCGATCCCTGCGACGAGACGCCGCGTGCGTCCGATGATCCGGACGGCTGATGCGACCAGCGCCTGCGCGATTCGCCGGTGCTTCGCGATTTGCGACCCGCCGTAGATCACGGCCGCGAGCCCGAGGTTTCGGCCGACCTGGGAGAGCGCGGCGCGCAAGAGTATGGAGACCTGTTCTCGGGTGACAGTGACGACTGAGTCGCCGCGGCGGCTTGCGATCGCGTTGACGAGTACGGAGTAGCTCTCTGGCGCGTAGGCGGGATAGGCACTGAACAGCGCCTGTACGTCAGCCTTGAGCTGCGTGTAGTCGTCGTGCGCGGCGCGGAACGTCGTGGGCGCGTCGCCGACGCTGCCGAGTCGCCGATACCTGGTGCGCGAAACCATTTCGTGCAGAGTGGCTCACTGCGATCGACTCTTCAAAACTGGCGAGGATGTCGCGCTACTATATCGCTCGATGGGTGGCATTCGGGCCGCGCGGCCTCGATGCAGTGCTTTTGACGTCGCTGGCCGCGCCCGTGCTCTCGGCCGACTTCAACGTGTCGCCGCCCTCGATCGAAATCGTGCCTGTCGAGCTCGATTTCGTGCGTTCGCCCGATTCCGACTCACCGGACGGCAAGGTGCGGACGCCGCCCTACGACGGATTCATCATCGTGGGTGCCGAGTCGATTCTTCGCGCGATCCAAGTCGCGAGCGCAGTGGAGGTCCGGCTGCGCGCGCGCCGCACGCTCACTGGTGATGAGCTACGCGCGCTCCAGCGGACGTTGAACCGCGCGATGACCGCCCTCGAAGGTCAGGGTTTCCTCGGGTCGTCGCTTGGCTGGACGATTCGAACCTCGAGCGCGGGCGGCAGCGGCGGCGCGACAGTGATGGCAGCACTCGCGCTGGCCGGGGTGGGGTACTACCTGACCCGGCGCCGCCCCCCGAAACTGCGCAAGCCCGAGGTCGTCGCAATCGGCGCGGACGATCAGGCGCGCATATGAGCGCCGACCCCGCCGAATGGCTCGCGTCGTCCCGCGAACCGCCGCGCTCGCGGGCGTCGAAGTCGACGAGCCCGCGACGTGGATCGCGCGCGCCGAGCGCGTGCGGCACGTCGCACGCGCGCGGGCGCGGCGATGACGCACGCGATCGGGCGCGCGATTTGGTGCGCGCCGCAGATGAGCTGTTGCAGGCACCGCGCGACGTGGACGAGACCGGGTAGAGCATCGTCGGACGCGCGCTCCGGCTCGGTCGCGGTCCGGGCAACGATCTTTCGGCCGCGACGCCGATTCGCGCCCGTGCTCGAGCTCAGACTCGGGCGGGCGTCTCTTCGTCCCGTGCGCACCTCGTCGGCGCGCTCGCATGCGCGCTCGAGGAGGCGCGGGGCGCGAGCTCGCCAGGGTGGGATCCGCTGGACGAGGACAGCCCCAGGTCAGAGCGCGCGATACCGAGGCGGCAAGAGTCCATAGCGGCGTGTGAATCGCCGCGCGACGTCGTCGATGTGATGGACCGGCGGTGGCTCAACGATTCGCAACTGCCACGCACCTCGCACGTGATCGCGAATCCGAGCAGCGAATCGGGGTATGTCCGGGTCCTCTGCGGCGAATCGCAGGAGGTCACTCCACGCACGAAGCAGCGTGGCTAGACTCGCGGCCGCCACGACTTCGAGCTGCGTGACCTCATAGCGGAAACTTCCGAATACCGAGGCGAGCGGGTCATCGACGCCTCCTCGCATCGCGCGCTCGACGGCGTCCCACGACGCTCTGATCGGGTCGGGCCACCGCGGGGGGCAGTGATCGCCGGCGTACTGCGCGATGAACACGGCGACCATGAGTCTTCCCCTCGTCTCGGCCTGCGTGATCGTGTCGCTACCGAGCTGCGTGTGCTCTTCGCGGGCGCGCCTGCCCGCGGCGATGCGCGCGAGCGCGTCGGCGAGCACATCGGGCATCGATATCGGGCGCCGCTCATCGCGCGGAGGATACGGCGCATTGACGCGCTGCTCGTGGCTGCGGGTTCCGATCATGGCGGCTCGGTCTCCTGACGGGTTTGCGTGTGGACACACGCGCGCGGTGGATCGCGTGCTCGCTCAGCGACGCGAGCCGCCGACGGCGGCGACGAGGTCGCGAAGCGGCTGCGGCTCACCGGAGGCGCCGCGAGGCGTCGTCGTCGAGCGACTCGCAGGGGCACCGCGTCCGGTGCCGGAGAGGATGCGGGCTCGCTCGCGCTCGAGCTCGCGGTAGCGGTCGAAGTCTCCCGCGGCGCGCGCCTTCTCGAGGTCGTCGATCAGCTTCAGGGTAGCCTGGAGTTCCGCTATTCGCGCGCGCTCGCTCGCCGCGGCGCGGGCCCCGTCGGCGTAGCGGGCCGGGTCCTTCGCGAGGCGGCCCCAAGGCCAGCGGTGCTCAGTGGCCCAATCGTCTGCGAAGAAGCCATCGAGCGCAGCGTCGGCGCGTCCGATCGGATCTCCACCCGCTCGCGCCCACGCAGCGACAGCCGCAATCGCACGACGGTTGCTGAGTCCGGCGAGCCAGCGCTCACCAGTCGCGGTCTGGTACCGCGCGGCGTACCCCTCTTCGAGTCGATCAGAGACTTCGTCCCTCACATCGTCCCAGCCCCCTTCCGGGGGGTTGGGGGGATCTGATCTCTTTTCTTCTCCTCTTCTCTCTTCTACCGGAGCGGTCCTCTGGACATGCGCGGAGTTAGCTCGAAGTCCGGGCGCGCCGTGCGCGGCGTCCGCGCTCGGTCCGTGGGAGCTGCGCGTGGCGTGCGAGCGCGCAGCGTGGTGCTGCGCGCTCGCACCCTGCTCGCGGTACACGCGCTGCGCGGTCGCAGCGGGCTGCTGGGCGTCACTTTCCTGCGCGCTGCGCGACTGGTGCGCGCTGGCATC includes:
- a CDS encoding GP88 family protein, whose protein sequence is MAAVTIKLERQSALTELDRALASLTRAELVGASRRRPARAPELGSAGADDSDTLRVASEALQKSHAQLEQMAWVRAVLQRALVGNQITPVLDGRQVWLELEHPLPSVPAWNPPPHQVSLRRFQLLSWTSKMGTPSFSLPAGATTMGGTCPGANAGQSVVPLATLRRAARKVTEQIGAPVHLAQAICQHCYAEGGQYSTATVQYAQLVRLAFVSEMLTSRTSQGDLTALFDYAVKNANYYLNGRRGASDDAERSHRRRGERDCRRYFRLHDSGDFFTPVYLAVWKTVANLNPDVSFWAPSRVWVNETLREAVNVVNGPAEHSNLVIRPSAFHINEPAPDPRALGVGWAAGATTYKDALKPAGPRVSAPDGRRPPYDWDCQAYDPENELASCREARAPDGRVGCRACWTYGTRSPEGGPGGLAINYTLH